One genomic window of Cupriavidus malaysiensis includes the following:
- the pstB gene encoding phosphate ABC transporter ATP-binding protein PstB codes for MTSTVIDIPDTVRAKIDVRNLNFFYGQFHALKNINMSIPDRKVTAFIGPSGCGKSTLLRTFNKMYALYPEQRAEGEINMDGENLLTSRQDIALLRAKVGMVFQKPTPFPMSIYDNIAFGVRLFEKLSRSEMDDRVEWALTKAALWNEAKDKLHQSGYGLSGGQQQRLCIARGIAIRPEVLLLDEPCSALDPISTGRIEELIAELKDEYTVVIVTHNMQQAARCSDYTAYMYLGELIEFGETEKIFIKPHRKETEDYITGRFG; via the coding sequence ATGACTTCGACCGTCATCGACATCCCCGACACCGTCCGTGCCAAGATCGACGTGCGCAACCTGAACTTCTTCTATGGTCAGTTCCATGCGCTGAAGAACATCAATATGTCGATTCCCGACCGCAAGGTGACGGCCTTCATCGGCCCGTCCGGCTGCGGCAAGTCGACGCTGCTGCGTACCTTCAACAAGATGTACGCGCTCTATCCGGAGCAGCGTGCCGAGGGCGAGATCAACATGGACGGCGAGAACCTGCTGACCAGCCGCCAGGACATCGCCCTGCTGCGCGCCAAGGTCGGCATGGTGTTCCAGAAGCCGACGCCGTTCCCGATGTCCATCTACGACAACATCGCCTTCGGCGTGCGCCTGTTCGAGAAGCTGTCGCGCTCGGAAATGGACGACCGCGTGGAGTGGGCCCTGACCAAGGCGGCGCTGTGGAACGAAGCCAAGGACAAGCTGCACCAGTCGGGCTATGGTCTGTCGGGTGGCCAGCAGCAGCGCCTGTGCATCGCGCGCGGCATCGCCATCCGCCCCGAAGTCCTGCTGCTCGACGAGCCGTGCTCGGCGCTCGACCCGATCTCGACCGGCCGCATCGAGGAACTGATCGCCGAGCTGAAGGACGAGTACACCGTCGTCATCGTGACGCACAATATGCAACAGGCGGCGCGCTGCTCGGACTACACCGCCTACATGTACCTGGGCGAGCTGATCGAGTTCGGCGAGACCGAGAAGATCTTCATCAAGCCGCATCGCAAGGAAACGGAAGACTACATCACCGGCCGTTTCGGCTGA
- the pstA gene encoding phosphate ABC transporter permease PstA, which translates to MSQTSQATISTSSIPAVHQDADAVRARLQARRRRTNLFALAASLGAMAFGLFWLAWILWTTVTLGVGGLSMDLFTQMTPAPNTAGGGLANAIFGSFAMVGLATLFGTPLGILAGIYLAEYGKAGPLASVVRFINDILLSAPSIVIGLFVYALVVTRMGHFSGWAGVCALALLQVPIVVRTTENMLNLVPNALREAAFALGTPKWKMVLSITVKSSYAGIITGVLLAVARIAGETAPLLFTALSNQFWSSDLNKPMANLPVTIFRFAMSPFTEWQQLAWAGVFLITIGVLALNILARMMFKK; encoded by the coding sequence ATGAGCCAAACCAGCCAAGCCACGATTTCGACTTCCTCGATCCCGGCCGTCCACCAGGACGCCGACGCGGTACGTGCCCGCTTGCAGGCGCGCCGCCGCCGCACCAACCTGTTTGCGCTGGCCGCGTCGCTGGGGGCCATGGCCTTCGGCCTGTTCTGGCTCGCATGGATACTGTGGACCACCGTCACGCTCGGCGTGGGCGGCCTGTCGATGGACCTGTTCACGCAGATGACGCCGGCGCCGAACACGGCCGGCGGCGGCCTCGCCAACGCCATCTTCGGCAGCTTCGCCATGGTCGGGCTTGCCACGCTGTTCGGCACGCCGCTGGGCATCCTGGCCGGCATCTACCTGGCCGAGTACGGCAAGGCCGGTCCGCTGGCCAGCGTGGTCCGTTTCATCAACGACATCCTGCTGTCGGCGCCTTCGATCGTCATCGGCCTGTTCGTCTATGCGCTGGTGGTCACCCGCATGGGGCACTTCTCCGGCTGGGCCGGGGTCTGCGCGCTGGCCCTGCTGCAGGTGCCGATCGTGGTGCGCACCACCGAGAACATGCTGAACCTGGTGCCCAACGCCTTGCGCGAGGCCGCCTTCGCCCTGGGTACGCCCAAGTGGAAGATGGTGCTGTCGATCACGGTGAAGTCGTCCTATGCGGGCATCATCACCGGCGTGCTGCTGGCGGTTGCGCGTATCGCCGGCGAAACCGCGCCGCTGCTGTTCACCGCGCTGTCGAACCAGTTCTGGAGCTCCGACCTGAACAAGCCGATGGCCAACCTGCCGGTGACCATCTTCCGCTTTGCCATGAGCCCGTTCACCGAATGGCAGCAGCTGGCCTGGGCGGGCGTGTTCCTGATCACCATCGGTGTGCTCGCGCTGAATATCCTGGCGCGCATGATGTTCAAGAAGTAA
- the pstC gene encoding phosphate ABC transporter permease PstC, giving the protein MATSSDLPAVRPPSRAGDLLFGGLTRAAAIVTLLLLGGIIVSLAISAWPSIQTFGLRFLWAAEWDPPADVYGALVPIYGTIVTSIIALIIAVPVSFGIALFLTELSPAWLRRPLGTAIELLAAVPSIVYGMWGLLVFAPIFGEYFQKPLAATIGQVPVIGKLFQGAPLGIGLLCAGVILAIMIIPYIASVMRDVFEVTPVLLKESAYGVGCTTWEVMWRVVLPYTRAGVIGGVMLGLGRALGETMAVTFVIGNTNLLDNVSLFSPGNSITSALANEFAEAGAGLHTAALMELGLILFFITFVVLALSKLLLLRLAKNEGAK; this is encoded by the coding sequence ATGGCGACCTCGTCCGACCTCCCCGCCGTGCGCCCCCCAAGCCGGGCTGGCGACCTCCTGTTCGGCGGCCTGACCCGGGCAGCAGCCATCGTGACGCTGCTGCTGCTGGGCGGCATCATCGTCTCGCTGGCGATCAGCGCCTGGCCGTCGATCCAGACGTTCGGACTGCGCTTTCTCTGGGCTGCCGAGTGGGATCCCCCCGCGGATGTCTATGGCGCGCTGGTGCCCATCTACGGCACCATCGTGACCTCGATCATCGCGCTGATCATCGCCGTGCCGGTCAGCTTCGGCATTGCCCTGTTCCTGACCGAACTGTCGCCGGCCTGGCTGCGCCGCCCGCTGGGAACCGCGATCGAACTGCTCGCCGCGGTGCCGTCGATCGTCTACGGCATGTGGGGCCTGCTGGTGTTCGCGCCGATCTTTGGCGAGTATTTCCAGAAGCCGCTGGCCGCCACGATCGGGCAGGTGCCGGTGATCGGCAAGCTGTTCCAGGGCGCTCCGCTGGGCATCGGCCTGCTGTGTGCCGGCGTGATCCTGGCCATCATGATCATTCCCTACATCGCCTCCGTGATGCGCGATGTGTTCGAAGTGACGCCGGTCCTGCTGAAGGAGTCGGCATACGGTGTAGGCTGCACCACCTGGGAGGTGATGTGGCGCGTCGTGCTGCCCTACACCCGCGCTGGCGTGATCGGCGGCGTGATGCTCGGCCTGGGCCGGGCTCTGGGCGAGACCATGGCCGTGACCTTCGTGATCGGCAACACCAACCTGCTCGACAACGTTTCGCTGTTCTCGCCGGGCAACAGCATCACCTCGGCGCTGGCCAACGAGTTCGCCGAGGCGGGCGCAGGCCTGCACACGGCCGCGCTGATGGAGCTGGGCCTGATCCTCTTCTTCATCACCTTCGTCGTGCTCGCGCTGTCCAAGCTGCTGCTGCTGCGCCTGGCCAAGAATGAGGGGGCAAAATGA
- the pstS gene encoding phosphate ABC transporter substrate-binding protein PstS: MKLVKTAVAGIASLLVVGTAFAAEITGAGASFPAPVYSKWADAYQKATGNKVNYQSIGSSGGIKQIGAKTVDFGASDAPLKDEELAKHGLVQFPTVIGGVVPVINLPGIKPGELVITGDVLANIYLGKIKKWDDPAIKALNPHAKLPSQDILPVRRADGSGTTFIFTNYLSKVSADWKGSVGEGTTVNWPGGGTGGKGNEGVAAFVQRLNGAIGYVEYAYAKQNKMTYLSMKNAAGTVVQPSDDGFKAAAAGADWSKTYYQILTNEPGKTAWPIAGATFILVHKNQEKPAQGTEVLKFFDWAYKSGGHLATELDYVPLPESVVNQIRNTWKTSVKDGSGKALYN; encoded by the coding sequence ATGAAGCTGGTCAAGACTGCCGTGGCAGGCATCGCATCGTTGTTGGTGGTGGGCACTGCGTTCGCGGCGGAAATTACCGGTGCTGGCGCGTCCTTCCCCGCGCCCGTCTATTCCAAGTGGGCCGACGCATACCAAAAAGCAACGGGTAACAAGGTCAACTACCAGTCCATCGGTTCGTCGGGCGGCATCAAGCAGATCGGCGCCAAGACCGTGGACTTCGGCGCATCGGATGCACCGCTGAAGGACGAAGAACTCGCCAAGCACGGCCTGGTGCAGTTCCCGACGGTGATCGGCGGCGTGGTGCCCGTGATCAACCTGCCGGGCATCAAGCCGGGTGAACTGGTCATCACCGGCGACGTGCTGGCCAACATCTACCTGGGCAAGATCAAGAAGTGGGACGATCCTGCCATCAAGGCGCTGAACCCGCACGCCAAGCTGCCGAGCCAGGACATCCTGCCGGTGCGCCGTGCCGACGGTTCGGGCACCACCTTCATCTTCACCAACTACCTGTCCAAGGTCAGCGCCGACTGGAAGGGCTCCGTGGGTGAGGGCACCACGGTCAACTGGCCGGGCGGCGGTACCGGTGGCAAGGGCAACGAAGGCGTGGCCGCCTTCGTACAGCGCCTGAACGGTGCCATCGGCTACGTCGAGTACGCCTACGCCAAGCAGAACAAGATGACCTACCTGAGCATGAAGAATGCCGCGGGTACGGTGGTGCAGCCGAGCGACGATGGTTTCAAGGCCGCCGCCGCCGGTGCCGACTGGAGCAAGACCTATTACCAGATCCTGACCAACGAGCCGGGCAAGACCGCGTGGCCGATCGCCGGCGCAACCTTCATCCTGGTCCATAAGAACCAGGAGAAGCCGGCACAGGGCACCGAAGTGCTGAAGTTCTTCGACTGGGCATACAAGAGCGGCGGCCATCTGGCCACCGAGCTGGACTACGTGCCGCTGCCGGAGTCGGTCGTGAACCAGATCCGCAATACCTGGAAGACCAGCGTCAAGGACGGCTCGGGCAAGGCGCTGTACAACTGA
- the glmM gene encoding phosphoglucosamine mutase produces the protein MTRKYFGTDGVRGKVGELPITPDLVMRLGHAAGKVLAHGARQHAQGRPTVLIGKDTRISGYMLEAALEAGFTSAGVNVLLTGPLPTPGIAYLTRALRLSAGVVISASHNPYYDNGIKFFSADGDKLPDAVELEIEAELEQPMGCVPSDELGRARRIDDAAGRYIEFCKSSFPYEQDLHGLKLVVDCAHGAAYHIAPHVFHELGAEVIAIGNQPDGRNINAGYGATAPEKLVAEVKARGADLGLAFDGDADRLQVVDADGRLYNGDELLYLIARDRIASGQKVEGVVGTLMTNMAVELAFQRMGIGFVRAKVGDRYVLEELHKRGWTLGGEGSGHLLCLDRHSTGDGIVSALQVLAALRRSGRPLAELLGGVALFPQTLINVRVEKGFDWQSHAGLQAARARVEPELEGRGRVLIRASGTEPVVRVMVEAEQADAAERAAQTLAQALRS, from the coding sequence ATGACTCGCAAATACTTCGGCACCGACGGCGTGCGCGGCAAGGTAGGAGAACTGCCGATCACCCCGGACCTGGTGATGCGCCTCGGCCATGCCGCAGGCAAGGTGCTGGCCCATGGCGCGCGCCAGCATGCGCAGGGCCGCCCGACGGTGCTGATCGGCAAGGACACCCGTATCTCGGGCTATATGCTGGAGGCCGCGCTCGAGGCCGGTTTCACCTCGGCCGGCGTCAACGTGCTGCTGACCGGCCCGCTGCCGACTCCCGGCATCGCCTACCTGACGCGGGCGCTGCGCCTGTCGGCCGGCGTGGTGATCTCGGCCAGCCACAATCCTTACTATGACAACGGCATCAAGTTCTTCTCGGCGGATGGCGACAAACTGCCCGACGCGGTGGAGCTGGAGATCGAGGCCGAGCTGGAACAGCCGATGGGCTGCGTGCCTTCGGACGAACTGGGCCGAGCGCGGCGCATCGACGACGCGGCAGGCCGCTATATCGAGTTCTGCAAGAGCAGCTTCCCGTACGAACAGGACCTGCACGGCCTGAAGCTGGTGGTCGACTGTGCCCATGGCGCCGCCTACCATATCGCGCCGCACGTCTTCCATGAACTGGGCGCCGAGGTGATCGCCATCGGCAACCAGCCGGACGGACGCAACATCAACGCGGGCTATGGCGCGACCGCGCCGGAGAAACTTGTGGCCGAGGTCAAGGCGCGCGGCGCCGACCTGGGCCTTGCCTTCGATGGCGACGCGGACCGCCTGCAGGTGGTCGATGCCGACGGCCGTCTCTACAACGGCGACGAACTGCTGTACCTGATCGCGCGCGACCGCATCGCGTCCGGGCAGAAGGTGGAAGGCGTGGTCGGTACCCTGATGACGAACATGGCAGTGGAGCTGGCCTTCCAGCGCATGGGCATCGGCTTCGTGCGCGCCAAAGTGGGCGACCGCTATGTGCTGGAGGAACTGCACAAGCGCGGCTGGACACTGGGAGGCGAGGGCTCAGGCCACCTGCTGTGCCTCGATCGCCATAGCACGGGCGATGGCATTGTCTCGGCCTTGCAGGTGCTGGCAGCGCTGCGCCGCAGCGGCCGCCCGCTGGCGGAGCTGCTTGGTGGCGTGGCGCTGTTTCCCCAGACCCTGATCAACGTGCGCGTGGAGAAGGGCTTCGACTGGCAGAGCCACGCCGGCCTGCAGGCCGCCCGTGCCCGGGTGGAGCCGGAACTGGAGGGCCGCGGGCGGGTGTTGATCCGTGCATCGGGGACCGAGCCTGTGGTTCGCGTGATGGTCGAGGCCGAGCAGGCCGATGCCGCGGAACGCGCGGCCCAGACCTTGGCGCAGGCGCTTCGTTCCTGA
- the folP gene encoding dihydropteroate synthase, which produces MSSNPLPPAPSHFQCGRFRFDLARRPLVMGILNVTPDSFSDGGQHAGLDAARRHAERMIAEGVDIIDIGGESSRPGSAALPLEQELERVLPVVEALRDCGVPLSIDTYKPEVMRAAQDAGADLINDIWGFRMPGAVEAVAGGQTGLCVMHMQRDPQTMQEDPVYTDVVAEVRDFLAGRVAVLRAAGVETSRISLDPGYGFGKTPDHNLRLLAQQPRLAADGLPLLVGLSRKSTLGAILGGRPPQQRVAASIAAAVCAAERGAFIVRVHDVEQTVDALKVWWAVRHETVAGANG; this is translated from the coding sequence ATGTCGTCCAATCCGCTTCCCCCGGCTCCGTCGCACTTCCAGTGCGGACGATTCCGTTTCGACCTGGCCCGCCGCCCCTTGGTGATGGGCATCCTCAATGTCACGCCGGACTCCTTCTCGGATGGTGGCCAGCATGCCGGCCTCGATGCGGCGCGGCGTCACGCCGAACGCATGATCGCCGAGGGCGTCGATATCATCGATATCGGCGGGGAATCGAGCCGGCCGGGCTCGGCCGCGCTGCCGCTGGAGCAGGAACTGGAACGGGTGCTGCCGGTGGTGGAGGCGCTGCGCGATTGCGGCGTACCGCTCTCCATCGATACCTATAAGCCGGAGGTCATGCGTGCCGCACAGGACGCAGGCGCCGACCTGATCAACGACATCTGGGGCTTCCGCATGCCCGGCGCGGTCGAGGCGGTCGCCGGTGGCCAAACCGGACTGTGCGTGATGCATATGCAGCGCGATCCGCAGACCATGCAGGAGGATCCCGTTTATACCGATGTGGTGGCGGAGGTGCGCGATTTTCTCGCCGGGCGCGTCGCGGTCTTGCGCGCGGCCGGCGTCGAAACTTCCCGCATATCCCTCGATCCGGGGTATGGCTTCGGCAAGACACCGGATCATAATCTGCGTCTGCTCGCACAACAGCCCCGCCTGGCGGCGGACGGGCTGCCTCTGCTGGTGGGGCTGTCGCGCAAATCGACGCTCGGCGCCATCCTGGGCGGCCGACCCCCGCAGCAGCGCGTGGCCGCGAGCATTGCCGCTGCGGTCTGCGCGGCGGAACGCGGTGCATTCATCGTGCGCGTGCACGATGTGGAACAGACGGTGGACGCCCTCAAGGTCTGGTGGGCGGTCCGCCATGAGACGGTCGCCGGTGCGAACGGCTGA